Proteins from a single region of Rana temporaria chromosome 5, aRanTem1.1, whole genome shotgun sequence:
- the LOC120941053 gene encoding vegetative cell wall protein gp1-like, which translates to MSCQQTSLPRSILHLGNADLPSSAPHPLNLTFPALLLTPSTPNLTFPALLLTPSTPNLTFPALHLTPSILHLTIPALLLAPSTLNLIFPALPLNPKPDLPSSAPHPLNPKPGLPNATPYPLNRKPDLPNFAPHPLSPKPDLPNSAPYTLNPKPDLPNSTPYPLNPKPDLPNSAIHPLNPKPDLPSSAPYPLNPAPDHPSSASLHLNPKPHLPNSAPYPLNPATDLPSSAPYPLNPKPNLSSSAPHPLNLTFPALHLIHSTLNLTFLSLHLITFPALHLTPQLCL; encoded by the exons ATGTCATGTCAGCAGACATCTCTTCCACGATCCATCCTCCACTTAGGAAATG CTGACCTTCCTAGCTCTGCACCTCACCCCCTCAACCTGACCTTCCCAGCTCTGCTCCTCACCCCCTCAACCCCAAACCTGACCTTCCCAGCTCTGCTCCTCACCCCCTCAACCCCAAACCTGACCTTCCCAGCTCTGCACCTCACCCCTTCAATCCTGCACCTGACCATCCCAGCTCTGCTCCTCGCCCCTTCAACCCTAAACCTGATCTTCCCAGCTCTGCCCCTCAACCCCAAACCTGACCTTCCCAGCTCTGCACCTCACCCCCTTAACCCTAAACCTGGCCTTCCCAACGCTACACCTTACCCCCTCAACCGTAAACCTGACCTTCCCAACTTTGCACCTCACCCCCTCAGCCCTAAACCTGACCTTCCTAACTCTGCACCTTACACCCTCAACCCTAAACCTGACCTTCCCAACTCTACACCTTACCCCCTCAACCCTAAACCTGACCTTCCCAACTCTGCAATTCACCCCCTCAACCCTAAACCTGACCTTCCCAGCTCTGCACCTTACCCGCTCAACCCTGCTCCTGACCATCCAAGCTCTGCATCCCTCCACCTCAACCCTAAACCTCACCTTCCCAACTCTGCACCTTACCCGCTCAACCCTGCTACTGACCTTCCAAGCTCTGCACCATACCCCctcaaccctaaacctaacctttCCAGCTCTGCACCTCACCCCCTCAACCTAACCTTCCCAGCTCTGCACCTCATCCACTCAACCCTAAACCTGACCTTCCTATCTCTGCACCTGATCACCTTCCCAGCTCTGCACCTCACCCCTCAGCTCTGCCTCTGA